The following proteins come from a genomic window of Hypanus sabinus isolate sHypSab1 chromosome 9, sHypSab1.hap1, whole genome shotgun sequence:
- the LOC132398834 gene encoding hemoglobin subunit alpha, with product MVLSGPNKKAIEELGNLIKANAEAWGADALARLFELHPQAKTYFTKFKSFDASDEQVRKHGQRVMNALAEATHNLDNLHAHLEDLARKHGEKLLVDPQNFHLFADCIVVTLAINLQSFAPVTHCAVDKFLELLAYELSSCYR from the exons ATGGTGCTCTCTGGTCCCAACAAAAAGGCTATAGAGGAATTGGGCAACCTGATAAAGGCAAATGCTGAAGCTTGGGGTGCGGATGCTTTAGCCAG GCTGTTTGAGCTCCATCCTCAAGCTAAGACGTACTTCACAAAATTCAAGAGCTTCGATGCCTCTGACGAACAAGTCAGAAAGCATGGTCAGCGGGTAATGAATGCTCTGGCGGAAGCAACCCATAACTTGGATAACCTGCATGCACACCTGGAAGATCTTGCCAGGAAACATGGTGAAAAACTTCTTGTGGATCCTCAGAACTTTCAT CTGTTTGCTGATTGTATCGTAGTCACCCTTGCCATTAACTTGCAATCGTTTGCCCCAGTAACCCACTGTGCTGTCGACAAATTCCTTGAGTTGCTGGCATATGAACTGAGCTCCTGCTACCGTTGA